In one Stenotrophomonas maltophilia genomic region, the following are encoded:
- a CDS encoding cytochrome c oxidase assembly factor Coa1 family protein, whose protein sequence is MNHLPPPVPGHPAHPPGWWRRHWRWAMPLTVVVFLGVLGGSAAWSVMRWGEAARESPPMREAMRRAGCSIELVEAFGEPLRAGSLPLGSMQTAITGERDVGLTVSLEGAHAQGRLFVQGIRRDDVWDYPVMYVLGADKQTFDLTALDDEEAAQECELQACRERGGCPMTAAF, encoded by the coding sequence ATGAACCACCTGCCACCCCCTGTTCCTGGCCATCCCGCCCATCCCCCCGGCTGGTGGCGCCGTCACTGGCGATGGGCGATGCCACTGACCGTGGTGGTGTTCCTGGGCGTACTGGGCGGTTCCGCGGCATGGAGTGTGATGCGCTGGGGCGAAGCCGCACGCGAGAGTCCGCCGATGCGTGAGGCGATGCGGCGCGCCGGATGCAGCATCGAGCTGGTGGAGGCCTTCGGCGAACCGCTGCGCGCCGGCTCGCTGCCATTGGGCAGCATGCAGACCGCGATCACCGGTGAGCGCGATGTGGGCCTGACCGTGTCGCTGGAAGGGGCCCATGCGCAAGGTCGCCTGTTCGTGCAGGGCATCCGCCGCGACGATGTCTGGGACTACCCGGTGATGTATGTGCTGGGTGCGGACAAACAGACCTTCGATCTGACCGCGCTGGACGATGAGGAGGCTGCGCAGGAGTGCGAACTGCAGGCCTGCCGCGAGCGCGGTGGCTGCCCGATGACGGCCGCGTTCTGA
- a CDS encoding glutathione binding-like protein, giving the protein MIDLYYWPTPNGHKVTLMLEESGLEYRIHPVNIGSGDQFKPDFLAISPNNKMPAIVDHAPADGGAPQSVFESGAILLYLAEKTGRFLPSDARGRIATLEWLFWQMAGLGPMSGQMGHFNVYAPQKIPYAIERYDNEVRRLHGVMDKRLAGHAFLAGEEYTIADMASYPWVGAYDALPADFDAFPNLKRWHQAIAARPATQRAYALRQQVNPNAGKPLSDDERKHLFGQR; this is encoded by the coding sequence ATGATCGATCTGTATTACTGGCCTACCCCGAACGGCCATAAAGTCACCCTGATGCTGGAGGAAAGCGGGCTGGAGTACCGCATCCACCCGGTCAACATCGGATCGGGCGACCAGTTCAAGCCGGACTTCCTGGCGATCTCGCCCAACAACAAGATGCCGGCCATCGTCGACCATGCGCCGGCTGACGGCGGCGCGCCGCAGAGCGTGTTCGAATCCGGTGCGATCCTGCTGTACCTGGCCGAGAAGACCGGTCGCTTCCTGCCCAGCGATGCGCGTGGGCGCATCGCCACGCTGGAATGGCTGTTCTGGCAGATGGCCGGGCTGGGCCCGATGAGCGGCCAGATGGGGCATTTCAACGTCTACGCACCGCAGAAGATTCCTTACGCCATCGAGCGCTACGACAACGAGGTGCGGCGCCTGCACGGGGTGATGGACAAGCGGCTGGCCGGGCATGCCTTCCTGGCCGGCGAGGAGTACACCATCGCCGACATGGCCAGCTATCCGTGGGTCGGTGCCTACGACGCGCTGCCGGCAGATTTCGATGCCTTCCCGAACCTCAAGCGCTGGCATCAGGCCATCGCCGCGCGCCCGGCCACCCAGCGGGCGTATGCGCTGCGCCAGCAGGTCAATCCGAACGCCGGCAAGCCGCTCAGCGATGACGAGCGCAAGCATCTGTTCGGCCAGCGCTGA
- a CDS encoding bestrophin family protein, whose product MIIRPRPHGWQLLYILRGSIVPAIAPKVLAILILSIAVAAVVELAPPIGIERVSVTPFTLLGLVLSIFLSFRNSACYERWWEGRKLWGQLVFESRSLARQVNLLLVDDAGRRRRIAYLATAFAHALAARLRGRIVALAALPWLDKRQRAQLAERENVPDALLAMIAAELAQALRSGDLDPILYAQLEDRLHAMSSIQAGCERILTTPLPFAYTLLLHRCAWMFCVLLPFGLASSLGWGTPVLSAVLAYAFFGLDQLGEEMEDPFGLEPNDLPLDALVRTIEIDQLDALGERPLPEPLLPQGYLLH is encoded by the coding sequence ATGATCATCCGACCTCGTCCCCACGGCTGGCAACTGCTGTACATCCTGCGCGGATCGATCGTTCCGGCGATCGCACCGAAGGTGCTGGCCATCCTGATCCTGTCCATCGCCGTCGCCGCGGTGGTGGAACTGGCGCCGCCGATCGGCATCGAGCGCGTCTCGGTCACGCCGTTCACCCTGCTGGGCCTGGTCCTGTCGATCTTCCTGAGCTTCCGCAACAGCGCCTGCTACGAGCGCTGGTGGGAAGGCCGCAAGCTGTGGGGGCAGCTGGTATTCGAATCGCGCTCACTGGCCCGGCAGGTGAACCTGCTGCTGGTGGATGACGCAGGCCGCCGCCGTCGCATCGCCTATCTGGCCACCGCCTTCGCCCATGCGCTGGCCGCCCGCCTGCGCGGCCGCATCGTGGCGCTGGCGGCCCTGCCGTGGCTGGACAAGCGCCAGCGTGCGCAGCTGGCCGAGCGCGAGAACGTACCCGATGCATTGCTGGCGATGATCGCCGCCGAACTGGCACAGGCGCTGCGCAGCGGCGATCTCGATCCGATCCTGTACGCCCAGCTGGAAGACCGCCTGCATGCGATGTCCTCGATCCAGGCAGGCTGCGAGCGGATCCTGACCACGCCGCTGCCGTTCGCCTACACCCTGCTGCTGCACCGCTGCGCGTGGATGTTCTGTGTGCTGCTGCCGTTCGGCCTGGCCAGTTCGCTGGGCTGGGGCACGCCGGTGCTGTCGGCGGTGCTGGCCTACGCCTTCTTCGGCCTGGACCAGCTTGGCGAAGAAATGGAAGATCCGTTCGGCCTGGAGCCGAACGATCTGCCGCTGGACGCGCTGGTGCGCACGATCGAGATCGACCAGCTCGACGCGCTCGGTGAACGCCCCCTGCCCGAACCCCTGCTGCCGCAGGGCTACCTGTTGCACTAG
- a CDS encoding TIGR00645 family protein: MSPQRPLSPLSSLIFASRWLQLPLYLGLIVAQGVYVFLFGNELWHLISHSASMGEQQIMLIVLGLIDVVMISNLLVMVIVGGYETFVSRLRLEGHPDQPEWLSHVNASVLKVKLAMAIIGISSIHLLKTFIASGSLGGLPLCAPELMNVAAANIGAARCSTFTEQGVLWQTIIHCVFILSAIGIAWTDKLMSNSHDKAQAH; encoded by the coding sequence ATGTCCCCCCAACGCCCCCTCTCCCCGCTGTCCTCGCTGATCTTCGCCTCGCGCTGGCTGCAGCTGCCGTTGTACCTGGGCCTGATCGTCGCCCAGGGTGTCTACGTGTTCCTGTTCGGCAATGAACTGTGGCACCTGATCTCCCACTCGGCCTCGATGGGCGAGCAGCAGATCATGCTGATCGTGCTGGGCCTGATCGACGTGGTGATGATTTCCAACCTGCTGGTGATGGTGATCGTCGGCGGTTATGAAACCTTCGTCTCGCGCCTGCGGCTGGAAGGCCATCCCGACCAGCCGGAATGGTTGAGCCACGTCAATGCCAGCGTCCTGAAGGTGAAGCTGGCGATGGCGATCATCGGCATTTCCTCGATCCACCTGCTGAAGACCTTCATCGCCAGCGGTTCGCTGGGCGGCCTGCCGCTGTGCGCGCCGGAACTGATGAACGTCGCCGCTGCCAACATCGGTGCCGCCAGGTGCTCGACCTTCACCGAGCAGGGCGTGCTCTGGCAGACCATCATCCACTGCGTGTTCATCCTCTCGGCGATCGGCATCGCCTGGACCGACAAGCTGATGTCCAACAGCCACGACAAGGCACAGGCGCATTGA
- a CDS encoding DUF885 domain-containing protein, whose amino-acid sequence MKPIALAVALALTAAPLLSAPPALAAPAAKATTPASPAWVARSNALAQILLDAQGPFQPEQTGFFGVPGYDDKVADLGPDNGARFRAATAKARDELQARLATEKDPNVRQDLQIMIHAANQNIEGSELNDKYLLPWTDAPQTVFSGLNLLLSDQVPAERRAKALDRLKAYAGLTPGGTAFTTLARQRYEERLKDSALLQPTKIEVQQSLDNVETYISGIESLLKKYQISGADEAMRALAGQMKEYAAWTRKEVLPKARTDTRLPAPLYAYQLKQVGIDIDPKLLMQRAQLEFMETRSAMQQLAPLVVKEKGLKVADPTDPVAVIRALKADKIADDQLEGHYRKVIDAIDPLIREHGIVDVPKRAMQMRLGSAAESAASPAPHFLPAPLVNNTGQQGTFVLPLGNPAAGAGAQYDDFNFGAAAWTLSAHEGRPGHELQFTAMVERGVSLARTMFAFNSVNVEGWALYAEAEMVPYEPLDGQMIALQFRLLRAARAMLDPMLNLGLTDRANGERVLIEQVGLSKAMATQELDRYTVRMPGQAGSYFYGYTRILELRMQTELALGAKFDRLAFNNFLLDQGLLPPDQLADAVNQVFVPKYRKK is encoded by the coding sequence ATGAAGCCGATCGCGCTGGCCGTCGCCCTGGCCCTGACCGCTGCACCGCTGCTGTCCGCCCCCCCGGCCCTGGCCGCACCGGCCGCCAAGGCCACCACGCCTGCCAGCCCCGCCTGGGTCGCGCGCAGCAATGCGCTGGCGCAGATCCTGCTCGACGCGCAGGGACCGTTCCAGCCCGAGCAGACCGGCTTCTTCGGCGTGCCGGGCTATGACGACAAGGTGGCCGACCTCGGCCCGGACAACGGCGCGCGCTTCCGTGCCGCGACCGCCAAGGCGCGCGACGAGCTGCAGGCCAGGCTGGCCACGGAGAAGGATCCCAACGTCCGCCAGGACCTGCAGATCATGATCCACGCCGCCAACCAGAACATCGAGGGCAGCGAGCTCAACGACAAGTACCTGCTGCCGTGGACCGATGCGCCGCAGACGGTGTTCAGCGGCCTCAATCTTCTGCTGTCCGACCAGGTGCCGGCCGAGCGCCGGGCCAAGGCGCTTGATCGCCTCAAGGCGTACGCCGGGCTGACGCCGGGCGGCACCGCCTTCACCACGCTGGCGCGCCAGCGCTACGAAGAACGCCTGAAGGACAGCGCGCTGCTGCAGCCGACGAAGATCGAAGTGCAGCAGTCGCTGGACAATGTCGAGACCTACATCAGCGGCATCGAGTCGCTGCTGAAGAAGTACCAGATCAGCGGCGCCGATGAAGCGATGAGGGCCCTGGCGGGGCAGATGAAGGAGTACGCGGCCTGGACGCGCAAGGAGGTGCTGCCGAAGGCGCGTACCGACACGCGCCTGCCGGCGCCGCTCTACGCATACCAGCTCAAGCAGGTCGGCATCGACATCGACCCGAAGCTGCTGATGCAGCGTGCCCAGCTGGAGTTCATGGAAACCCGCTCGGCGATGCAGCAGCTGGCGCCGCTGGTGGTGAAGGAGAAGGGCCTGAAGGTCGCCGACCCGACCGATCCGGTCGCCGTGATCCGCGCACTGAAGGCCGACAAGATCGCCGACGACCAGCTCGAAGGCCACTATCGCAAGGTGATCGACGCCATCGATCCACTGATCCGCGAGCACGGCATTGTCGACGTGCCCAAGCGCGCCATGCAGATGCGCCTGGGTTCGGCTGCCGAGAGCGCCGCCAGCCCGGCACCGCATTTCCTGCCGGCACCGCTGGTGAACAACACCGGGCAGCAGGGCACCTTCGTACTGCCATTGGGCAACCCGGCGGCCGGTGCCGGCGCCCAGTACGACGACTTCAACTTTGGTGCGGCCGCGTGGACCCTAAGCGCACATGAGGGCCGTCCCGGCCATGAGCTGCAGTTCACCGCGATGGTCGAGCGGGGCGTCTCGCTCGCGCGCACCATGTTCGCGTTCAATTCGGTGAACGTGGAAGGCTGGGCGCTGTACGCCGAAGCGGAGATGGTGCCGTACGAGCCTCTGGACGGGCAGATGATCGCCCTGCAGTTCCGCCTGCTGCGCGCCGCGCGCGCGATGCTTGATCCGATGCTCAACCTCGGCCTGACCGACCGTGCAAACGGCGAACGGGTGCTGATCGAACAGGTCGGCCTGTCCAAGGCCATGGCCACCCAGGAGCTGGACCGCTACACCGTGCGCATGCCTGGCCAGGCGGGCAGCTACTTCTATGGCTACACCCGCATCCTGGAGCTGCGCATGCAGACCGAACTGGCACTGGGCGCGAAGTTCGACCGCCTGGCGTTCAACAACTTCCTGCTCGACCAGGGCCTGCTGCCGCCGGATCAGCTGGCCGACGCAGTGAACCAGGTGTTCGTGCCGAAGTACCGGAAGAAGTAA
- a CDS encoding S9 family peptidase translates to MRHLFASLALMLATSTAAHAEKLTLEAITGPLPLSGPTLMKPKVAPDGSQVSFLRGKDSDRNQLDLWTYDIASGQTRLLVDSKVVLPGTETLSDEEKARRERQRIAAMTGIVDYQWSPDAQRLLFPLGGELYLYDLKQQGPAAVRQLTHGEGFATDAKLSPKGGFVSFIRGRNLWVIDLANGSQLQLTGDGSATIGNGVAEFVADEEMDRHTGYWWAPDDSAIAFARIDEAPVPVQKRYEVYADRTDVIEQRYPAAGDANVRVQLGVIAPAAAAQPRWIDLGKEQDIYLARVDWRDAQHLTFQRQSRDQRQLDLVEVALDSNRQRVLAHETSPTWVPLHNSLRFLQDGSMLWSSERTGFQHLYRIDSTGKATALTHGDWPVDELLAVDEAAGKAYFRAGIETSRESQIYSVPLQGGQAPQRLSKAPGMHSASFARNASVYVDSWSNSTTPPQIELYRANGEKIATLVDNDLADPKHPYARYRDAQQPVEFGTLTAADGRTPLNYSLIKPAGFDPSKRYPVAVYVYGGPASQTVTDSWPGRGDHLFNQYLAQQGYVVFSLDNRGTPRRGREFGGALYGRQGTVEVTDQLRGVAWLKQQPWVDPARIGVQGWSNGGYMTLMLLAKASDSYACGVAGAPVTDWGLYDSHYTERYMDLPARNEAGYRQARVLTHIDGLRSPLLLIHGMADDNVLFTNSTSLMSALQKRGQPFELMTYPGAKHGLSGADALHRYRVAEAFLGRCLKP, encoded by the coding sequence ATGCGCCACCTGTTCGCTTCGCTTGCCCTCATGCTCGCCACCAGTACTGCCGCCCACGCTGAAAAACTGACGCTGGAAGCCATCACCGGTCCATTGCCGCTGTCCGGGCCGACCCTGATGAAGCCCAAGGTCGCTCCGGACGGTTCGCAGGTCAGCTTCCTGCGCGGCAAGGACAGCGACCGCAACCAGCTGGATCTGTGGACCTACGACATCGCCAGCGGCCAGACCCGCCTGCTGGTCGACTCCAAGGTGGTGCTGCCGGGCACCGAGACCCTCAGCGACGAGGAGAAGGCCCGCCGCGAACGCCAGCGCATCGCGGCGATGACCGGCATCGTCGATTACCAGTGGTCGCCGGACGCACAGCGCCTGTTGTTCCCGCTCGGCGGCGAGCTCTACCTGTACGACCTGAAGCAGCAGGGTCCGGCAGCAGTACGCCAGCTGACCCACGGCGAAGGCTTTGCCACCGACGCCAAGCTGTCGCCGAAAGGCGGCTTCGTCAGCTTCATCCGCGGCCGCAACCTGTGGGTGATCGATCTGGCCAATGGCAGCCAGCTGCAGCTGACCGGCGATGGCAGCGCCACCATCGGCAACGGTGTGGCCGAGTTCGTGGCCGACGAGGAAATGGACCGCCACACCGGCTACTGGTGGGCGCCGGATGATTCGGCCATCGCCTTCGCCCGCATCGACGAAGCACCGGTACCGGTACAGAAGCGCTACGAGGTCTATGCAGACCGCACCGATGTCATCGAACAGCGTTACCCGGCCGCCGGCGATGCCAATGTGCGCGTGCAGCTGGGCGTGATCGCGCCGGCCGCCGCGGCACAGCCGCGCTGGATCGACCTGGGCAAGGAACAGGACATCTACCTGGCGCGCGTGGATTGGCGTGATGCCCAGCACCTGACGTTCCAGCGACAGTCGCGTGACCAGAGGCAGCTGGATCTGGTGGAAGTGGCATTGGACTCAAACCGTCAGCGCGTGCTTGCCCATGAAACCAGCCCCACCTGGGTGCCACTGCACAACAGCCTGCGCTTCCTGCAGGACGGCAGCATGCTGTGGTCGTCCGAGCGTACCGGCTTCCAGCATCTGTACCGCATCGACAGCACGGGCAAGGCCACCGCGCTGACCCACGGTGACTGGCCCGTGGATGAACTCCTGGCTGTGGATGAAGCGGCCGGCAAGGCCTATTTCCGCGCCGGCATCGAGACGTCGCGCGAGAGCCAGATCTACTCCGTCCCGCTGCAGGGCGGACAGGCGCCACAGCGGCTGTCCAAGGCGCCGGGCATGCACAGCGCCAGCTTCGCGCGCAACGCCAGTGTCTATGTCGACAGCTGGTCCAACAGCACCACACCGCCGCAGATCGAGCTGTACCGCGCCAACGGTGAGAAGATCGCGACGCTGGTGGACAATGATCTGGCCGATCCCAAGCATCCCTACGCGCGCTATCGCGATGCGCAGCAACCGGTCGAATTCGGCACCCTGACCGCTGCCGATGGCCGGACGCCGCTCAACTACAGCCTGATCAAGCCTGCCGGCTTCGATCCCTCCAAGCGCTATCCGGTGGCGGTGTACGTCTATGGCGGCCCGGCCAGCCAGACCGTCACCGACAGCTGGCCCGGACGTGGCGATCATCTGTTCAACCAGTACCTGGCGCAGCAGGGCTACGTGGTGTTCTCGCTCGACAACCGTGGCACCCCACGGCGTGGCCGTGAGTTCGGCGGCGCGCTCTATGGCAGGCAGGGCACGGTGGAGGTGACCGACCAGCTGCGCGGCGTGGCATGGCTGAAGCAGCAACCCTGGGTCGACCCCGCGCGCATCGGCGTGCAGGGCTGGTCCAACGGCGGTTACATGACCCTGATGCTGCTGGCCAAGGCGTCCGACAGCTATGCCTGCGGCGTGGCCGGTGCACCGGTCACCGACTGGGGGCTGTACGACAGCCATTACACCGAACGCTACATGGATCTGCCGGCACGCAACGAGGCCGGTTATCGCCAAGCGCGCGTGCTGACCCACATCGACGGACTGCGCTCACCCCTGCTGCTGATCCACGGCATGGCCGATGACAACGTGCTGTTCACCAATTCGACCAGCCTGATGAGTGCGCTGCAGAAGCGTGGCCAGCCTTTCGAACTGATGACCTACCCGGGCGCCAAGCATGGCCTGTCCGGTGCCGATGCGCTGCACCGCTACCGTGTGGCGGAAGCGTTCCTGGGACGTTGCCTGAAACCCTGA
- the aroE gene encoding shikimate dehydrogenase, with protein MTDRYAVFGHPVAHSKSPQIHATFGRQEGIAIDYRTIDLAPDAFLAGLEAFAAEGGVGANVTLPHKEAAFAVCTTLTARARRAGSVNTLLRKGERWHGDTTDGIGLVRDLTDRHGLDLRGRRVLMIGAGGSARSVAPALLDAGITELVVVNRTPERADELIDAMGEPGRAISRYWEDLRELGDFELIVNATSAGRDRDVEFKLPLSLVNSMTTAVDLNYGEAAIAFLAWARAAQCRNTVDGLGMLVEQAAESFLQWHGVRPQTDEVYQQLRQGALALAGED; from the coding sequence ATGACCGACCGTTACGCCGTCTTCGGACACCCCGTCGCCCACTCGAAGTCGCCGCAGATCCACGCGACGTTCGGTCGCCAGGAAGGCATCGCCATCGACTACCGCACGATCGACCTTGCCCCCGACGCCTTCCTCGCCGGCCTGGAAGCATTCGCCGCCGAAGGTGGTGTCGGTGCCAACGTCACCCTGCCGCACAAGGAAGCCGCGTTTGCGGTCTGCACCACGCTGACGGCCCGTGCGCGCCGCGCCGGTTCGGTCAACACGCTGCTGCGCAAGGGCGAGCGCTGGCATGGTGACACCACCGACGGCATCGGCCTGGTGCGCGACCTGACCGACCGCCATGGCTTGGACCTGCGCGGCCGCCGGGTGCTGATGATCGGCGCCGGCGGCTCGGCCCGCAGCGTCGCCCCGGCGCTGCTCGATGCCGGCATCACCGAGCTGGTGGTGGTCAACCGTACGCCGGAACGCGCCGATGAACTGATCGACGCGATGGGCGAGCCGGGCCGCGCCATCAGCCGCTACTGGGAAGACCTGCGCGAGCTGGGTGACTTCGAGCTGATCGTCAACGCCACCTCGGCCGGCCGTGACCGCGATGTGGAGTTCAAGCTGCCGCTGTCGCTGGTCAATTCGATGACCACCGCGGTCGACCTGAACTACGGCGAGGCGGCCATCGCGTTCCTGGCCTGGGCGCGCGCGGCGCAGTGCCGCAATACCGTCGATGGCCTGGGCATGCTGGTCGAGCAGGCCGCCGAGAGCTTCCTGCAGTGGCACGGTGTGCGCCCGCAGACCGACGAGGTCTACCAGCAGCTGCGGCAGGGCGCCCTGGCGCTGGCCGGCGAGGACTGA
- a CDS encoding TolB family protein yields MMRITPTLLVLAASLLSAPVAMALNEYGIEGMGVVSTRADEARGTISADGQRIVFARRGEGGWGLWQARLIDGRWQQAQALAVDVSGEARDPYFSRDGRWLLFAAGTEGQLALYRAAVTGDGQLGNAQALRGERGRYEERGPALSMDGRRLLFARQQGRDAGWDLFVATLDAEGARGPATALAALNSADDETDADWLGNDGAVVFSRGSGTSAQVWSSGCAWSGVALQPLGLSFNQAGGWTGAPVIDNAKPGEMLVASSAAKAPRAGGVDLYRLAVPKVPAVAGCMR; encoded by the coding sequence ATGATGCGCATCACCCCGACCCTGCTGGTGCTTGCCGCCAGTCTACTCTCTGCCCCCGTGGCGATGGCGTTGAACGAGTACGGCATCGAAGGCATGGGCGTGGTCTCGACCCGTGCCGACGAGGCTCGCGGCACGATCAGTGCCGACGGCCAGCGCATCGTTTTCGCCCGCCGCGGCGAGGGCGGCTGGGGCCTGTGGCAGGCCCGCCTGATCGATGGCCGCTGGCAGCAGGCACAGGCCCTGGCGGTCGATGTCAGCGGTGAGGCCCGGGATCCCTACTTCAGCCGCGATGGCCGCTGGCTGCTGTTCGCGGCGGGCACCGAAGGCCAGCTGGCGCTGTACCGTGCCGCCGTGACCGGCGATGGCCAGCTTGGCAACGCACAGGCCCTGCGCGGCGAGCGTGGGCGGTACGAAGAGCGCGGTCCAGCGCTGAGCATGGATGGCCGGCGGCTGTTGTTCGCGCGCCAGCAGGGCCGTGACGCCGGTTGGGATCTGTTCGTGGCCACCCTGGATGCCGAGGGCGCGCGGGGCCCGGCCACCGCGTTGGCGGCATTGAACAGCGCCGATGACGAGACTGACGCTGACTGGCTGGGCAACGATGGCGCCGTGGTGTTCAGTCGTGGCAGCGGCACGAGCGCGCAGGTATGGAGCAGCGGGTGCGCCTGGAGCGGCGTGGCGCTGCAGCCGCTGGGGCTGTCCTTCAACCAGGCAGGCGGCTGGACCGGTGCGCCGGTGATCGACAACGCCAAGCCGGGGGAAATGCTGGTCGCCAGCAGTGCGGCGAAGGCGCCGCGTGCCGGGGGCGTGGATCTCTACCGGTTGGCGGTACCGAAAGTGCCTGCCGTGGCCGGCTGCATGCGGTAG
- the hemB gene encoding porphobilinogen synthase: MPHPHYRPRRMRHDEFSRRLMRENTLTTDDLIYPVFVHEPAGRTAVPSMPGVERLSIEELLKVAEEALELGIPVIDLFPVIDASQKSLDASAAWVEDGLAQRAIRALKSRFPELGVMTDVALDPYTTHGQDGIIDDKGYVLNDITVEALVRQSLSHAEAGADIVSPSDMMDGRIGAIRRALDADHHLNVRIMAYSAKYASAFYGPFRDAVGSAASLGKADKKTYQMDPANGDEALREIALDLEEGADMVMVKPGMPYLDLVRRVKEQFGVPTFAYQVSGEYAMMKAAFANGWLDERACVMESLLGFKRAGADGVLTYFAPQVARWLRER; encoded by the coding sequence ATGCCTCATCCCCACTACCGCCCGCGGCGCATGCGCCATGACGAGTTCTCACGCCGCCTCATGCGCGAGAACACGCTGACCACCGACGATCTGATCTATCCGGTGTTCGTGCACGAACCGGCCGGCCGCACCGCTGTGCCGTCGATGCCCGGTGTGGAGCGGTTGTCCATCGAGGAACTGCTGAAAGTGGCCGAAGAGGCGCTGGAGCTGGGCATCCCGGTGATCGATCTGTTCCCGGTGATCGACGCCTCGCAGAAGTCGCTGGATGCCTCGGCGGCATGGGTGGAGGACGGACTGGCGCAGCGTGCGATCCGCGCCCTGAAGTCGCGCTTCCCGGAGCTGGGCGTGATGACCGATGTGGCGCTGGACCCCTACACCACCCACGGCCAGGACGGCATCATCGATGACAAGGGCTACGTGCTCAACGACATCACGGTCGAAGCGCTGGTCAGGCAGTCGTTGTCGCATGCCGAAGCCGGCGCGGACATCGTCTCGCCGTCGGACATGATGGATGGCCGCATCGGTGCGATCCGGCGCGCGCTCGATGCCGACCATCACCTCAATGTGCGCATCATGGCCTACTCGGCCAAGTACGCCTCGGCCTTCTACGGCCCTTTCCGCGACGCGGTGGGCAGCGCGGCCAGCCTCGGCAAGGCGGACAAGAAGACCTACCAGATGGACCCGGCCAACGGCGACGAGGCGTTGCGCGAGATCGCGCTGGATCTGGAAGAGGGCGCTGACATGGTGATGGTCAAGCCGGGCATGCCGTATCTGGATCTGGTGCGTCGCGTGAAGGAACAGTTCGGCGTGCCCACCTTCGCCTACCAGGTCAGTGGCGAGTACGCGATGATGAAAGCGGCGTTCGCCAATGGCTGGCTGGACGAGCGCGCCTGCGTGATGGAGTCGCTGCTTGGTTTCAAGCGCGCCGGCGCCGATGGCGTGCTGACCTATTTCGCGCCACAGGTGGCGCGCTGGCTGCGCGAGCGCTGA
- a CDS encoding DMAP1-binding domain-containing protein, with amino-acid sequence MGPELGWMQWLIWGVGTLVFGAVIVCVFIAAWRASKRPPEQLSAARRIAREQSLPDSVQAELAALNQRKDRGQLSEADYEQQRAKVLSR; translated from the coding sequence ATGGGACCCGAACTGGGATGGATGCAATGGCTGATCTGGGGCGTCGGCACGCTGGTGTTCGGTGCCGTCATCGTCTGCGTGTTCATCGCAGCCTGGCGGGCGAGCAAACGCCCTCCCGAGCAGCTCTCCGCCGCCCGTCGGATCGCCCGTGAACAGTCCCTGCCGGACAGCGTGCAGGCCGAGCTGGCCGCGCTCAACCAGCGCAAGGACAGGGGCCAGCTGAGCGAGGCGGACTACGAACAGCAGCGCGCCAAGGTGCTGTCGCGCTGA